The following DNA comes from Nicotiana sylvestris chromosome 10, ASM39365v2, whole genome shotgun sequence.
GAGAACTCTGACATTAGTCAAGTTTCTTGTTTTAGCAGAAATTTTGGATGATTGTGCACTGCCATTTGTGTCAGCGGCGTCAAGCGCTTAGatagtttatttcatattttaaattgaactttttctttagtgcCACGATAGTTGGCACAACTTTGGATATCTCCTTTGTTCTTAGAAACTGAAATCAGGAAAATCCTTCTCCACTCATCGAGTCACTTCTTAGTATAGCATTAAATAGCTCGGTAAGCCATCCCACTCAATCTCACCAAGACATTTCCAAACCTATGTGAGGATGCTATCTGGAccacatgcttttctaaacttcATATTTTTCATGGCACTCTTTACTCGTATGCAGATGCATGTAGATCTTGAGTTGAATCAATTAATCAAAATAGTCTCTCCATTTTTCCTTATTACGCTTCATCTGGTTTAACTCGTTTAGTGGGTATTGGAGAAGAAAGGAAATCTTGTTAAATATATAAATGCCATAAAAGACATGTATGAACGAGCCGTCATTGACGTAAAAACAGTAATAAGAGGTACAAAGGAGTTTCCCATAACAGTGGATTTACACCAAGGATCAGCATTGAACCCTGTATTTGTTTACCGTAGCAATGGATGAGCTAGCCAATACAATACAAGATGAGGTCCGATTATTTTCTGACAATATTGTGCTAATTGACAAACCAACAAGGGTGTGAACCAAAAGTTTGAACTATGGAGAAGCACTAGAGAGTAAATGTTTTCGGATAAGTAGAAGTAAGACTGAATGTATGTGTTGCAAGTTTAGTCGGCATAAGAAGAGTCAAGTTGAGGTGAGATTAGAGTGCCTAAAATTCAGATATCTAGGCTCGTTGTACAATAGCTGAAGATGAGGCCAATTTTCTAGTCATTAATTTGACCCTCCAACCATGAGATGCCTGAGGTCATCAAAATTGGAACTAATGTTAAGACAttttcaccttctctaaggcatgtGGTTGCTATAGAAAGTGCATGACATCACTTAACTGATTCCTATAATGTGGATCCATTCCAAGAATTCTGGAAAACTCTGGCATTTGTCCAGGTTATATAGCATGAATCACTTATGTAGGTTCAACATTTAAGGCTTCTCATGGTTGCGACATATTATGCTGAGTATGTGACCAACATAAGTACTTTGATCTATTGCGTCAATAACCTTTGACAGCCTATCTACAGGAAATGATTTGAGGAATAGGCTGTTAGTGGCCGAAAAGGTGGCTTCTTGAACTCAAAGGGTGacctttttcttcattttcagcAAGAAATGCACTTCAAGTTTGCAGATATTGATTTGTGGATGGCTATATCGGCACAGATATATATTTGGGTGTCAGAAAATTAGTCATAGATACATCCTATTGGTTCTTCTCAGAGCTTTGGGGGGAAGGAAAGTCAAACTGGTTGAATTAAAGTGGGGTTTGATCAATCTTTAATATTGGATTGAAATGGATAATACAACAGCATCAGCTCAAGGACCAACATCACCAGCTGAGGAACTGCTAAAGAAGATCCAAGAACTGGAGGCAGGTCATGCCCAATTGAAGCAGGAGATGTCTAAGCTCACGATTTCTGATGATCACAGATCACAGAGACAACAGCTTCCTCGTTTTAGTGCTGGTGGTGGCTTTGATGTCGGTGCTGTGGCTATCTGGAAAAGGGGGTCAACATCTTTCCGGCACTCGTCACCATTGCAAAGAGCGAGTAGTAGTAAAGATGAGGGAGAGAGCAGTAATGGTGGTGGACATGCCACTGTGAAGTTTACTGATAGACACTATTTGAATATATTAGAGTCAATGGGACAATCATTGCATATATTTGATGTCAACCGTCGTACAATTTACTGGTGAGTAATTGAAATAGACTTCCTATCTTTTGCCTTCCCATTTTTCCTTTTGTTCATTCGGAATTGGGAGAGAAAATAAGTGGGTGGGATAGATTGAGTTTGTGTCTGTAATTATCTGAGCTTGCTTTTTAGTTAGACTATGATTGGTGTTTGTCACATTTGTTCATGTTATTATTAATATAAGAGTTTAATTTGAGCCATTGTTAGACTTTGATTGGTGTTTGTCACATTTTCTCAATTTTATTAGTATAGGAGTGTGATTTGAGCCATTGTTGCACAGGAATCGAACTGCTGAACAACTATATGGTTATTCTGCTGAAGAAGCTCTTGGACAAGATCCCATTCAGCTCTTAGCATATGCTCAGGATTATGCTGATGCTAATAACATTGTACATCTAGTGATGAAAAGGGGTGAGTGTTGGTCTGGACTGTTTCCAGTTAAGAATAAGCGAGGGGATAGATTCCTAGTCATTGCTACCACTACCCCTTTTTATGACGATGATGGTACTTTCGTAGGTGTTATTTCTGTAACAAGTGATGTGAGGCCTTTCCAAGAAACAAGGCCTGAATCAATGGGAGTGAAGCAGTTGGATGCTGATGCAGGATTTAGAGCCAGAAAACTTGCTTCTTCCCAACTTGGACTTGATTCCGAGCAGCCTCTGCAAGTAGCCAGTGcctccaaaatatctaatttgGTTAGTACGGTCTTTGTTTTGGGTAGTTGCCtggttttcttttgctttcttttggtTCTCTTTACTGTCTGTATACAAGGATGGGCATATGCTGACATGACGAAACCTCATAACAGGCCTCAAAGATGAGCAACAAGGTTACGTCAAAAATAAAGACAGGAGAGAGCAGCGTGCTTCGTGAAGGTGGAAGTGGAGATAGTCATTACTCTAACCTTGCATTTTCCGAGGCTGCTTTGTCAGATAGCAGGGAGGACACAAATTACACTGGAGCGAGTACGCGTAGGGGAGATGTTCACTCTTCTCTTGGATTATTTTCTAATCTTGCAAAAGAGGAGCGATCCCTGGGGAAACCCTCTGGGGATGAGACTGAGGGAAAACAAGGTATTTATAAGACTATCACCTCGAAGGCAGAGGCATGGATGGCAAAGAAGAGCTTACTGTGGCCATGGAAAGCCAATGCGCGAAAAGCGTCAGAGGCAAGGACTACACAGTCTGAACGGCCTTGGCTAAACAATGACCAAGACAACGAGTTTAATTACAGTAACAGTAATAATGCATTAAAACCAGACAATCAGTTTATTAATACTAACTGGACAACCACCAATGAAGCTTCGGGGTCCTGGTCTACTTCATTTAATGGCAACAGCACAAGCAGTACTAGTAGCTGCGAAAGAACCAGCAATAGTGCTGTTAATAAGATCGACACAGATACTGACTGCCCTGATTATGAAATCTTGTGGGAGGACTTAACAATTGGAGAACATATTGGAGAAGGTACGTGAAATTCCTTTTACGGGTTAAACTGTCAAAGACAAGTCTATCAGTTATTCCAAACTTGATTGTAGAATCTTTGGAATCGGGCAAGGATGTATTTTGCTTTCATTTTCTCTTTCCAGCCATTATAGATGCTTCTGTTTTGAACAATAATCAGAAGTTTGTAGTCAATTGCACTTAACCTTTTGTATATCTCTTTCCGAAGCTGCTGCATTTGATAGTTTTAACCATCGCCTTTTCCTTTACGTCTTCATTCTCACTTTTCTTTTAATCTGTGTTTCTCTAGGTTCTTGTGGAATGGTTTATCATGGGATGTGGTATGGATCAGTATGTTCTTTGCCTCTTctcttattattaatttttttttaccaaGAGTTCTTTGCCCCTTCTGTTATTAAACTTTATGGAGAAAACTATGTTCTAAGCAATTATTTGTCAGTTATTTAACATACTGCAATGTTGATTAGATGTCATCGTAAACATATCATTTGTTCGAATATATATTTGTATGTTACCATTTACTCTGGGAGCTTATGCTTATAGCGTGGTACCACAATGGCTAATTCTGGCTTCTTGGCCCTATCATATGGATGATGTCAAAGTCTAAAATTTCTATAAGCCAGTATTTGTGTTGTATATTACATGAGGTTCCTCACACTCTCTTTCTAATCAACATTGAAATCTGGATCTACtagcttttttgtttttttctagaGGGAAAATCCAGGAAAGTGTGACTTTGCTGGTTCTTCTTTGTAACATATTGATGTCTTTGCTGTGCAGGATGTCGCTGTTAAGGTATTTTCCAAGGAAGAATATTCTGATGAAGTGATATATTCCTTCAAACAGGAGGTCAGTCTTTTTGTTCATAAATTTGTCATGAAATgcttttgcttctttttttttcctgattAAATATTTGTTTTCCCATAGAACTTTAAGCTATATGGCTGGTCTTTCAGTTATTTCCTAGAAATCGCCATAAAATTGCTGTAGCCTTTAATGAAGTCTTAGATGCAGTGAACAAGGTCAAACGTACCAACAACTTTTTGCTACAAATTATATGCTTTGAATTGTTGGAGAGAAGGACAAAGCTGGATTATACTCACTGATCACTAAAATGGAGCTTTTTATGCTCTTTGTCAGTGTGATTTCTTGAAAATTTGAACTTCTTATTGTAATCAATCCCAGTTAATGCAGCATCAATGCGAAAAGTAATTTGCAAATGATGAGTATTAAGTTTGTCTAAAACAAAAATACCACTTCTCAGTTCATTAGAGACTATAACAATAGAATCCATGAAAATATTAACCAAATATGATAAGGTACTAGTTGAAATTAAAATTCTCAACAAGAGAAAAACATAAATAAGTGGTAAATTATTTAATAAATGCACTTAAACAAGGAACAAAGACTCAGAGCTATCTGTCTTCCAGTTCTTCTCTTGCTGAGTCTTGGTTGTCTGCAAAATTGTAAATCGGACATCCATGGTTCTGAATCTATCTATAGTATTCTATTAATTTCGATCAACTTCCACTTGGAGTTCCTCCTTTTATTTTCCAACTCAGATGCTATCTGATTTTATAGATTTAAAGGCCAAAGAAAATAGTTCTACGACATTACAACTCATTCATAGTATACATTGGAAAATGTTATTTGCCTGATACTAGTGCATGGAGACTTAAGTTTAATGCTTTTCCTCTCCAATTCAAGTAAGGTTATGCTAAATCCAGAAGCATCTCTGACAGGCTTTATGCTTATTTTTTGTAGGTGTCCCTTATGAAACGTCTTCGACATCCAAATGTTCTTCTTTTCATGGGTGCAGTAACTTCACCTCAACGCCTCTGCATTGTCACAGAGTTCCTGCCACGGTAAATTGTCTACCTTCTTTATGCTGAATAACTTGTTCCTCTTTTCCCCTTCTGTGTGACAATTTATTTGGTTTTATTCTTTGTGACTGTATCAGCATTTTTTCGTGTGTAACTGATAAACCATTTCACCTTTTCCACTATTGCAGGGGAAGTTTGTTCAGGCTATTACAGAAGTATTCATCCAAATTAGAATGGAGACGACGGATCCACATGGCTTTAGACATTGTAAGTTCCTATAAGATTTGGATTACCAgttactttatatatatatatatatatatatatcaggccAGCTTGAGTGCCCCTCGACAATTCCACCGGTACCACCAGTTATATTAAATATTACCATGAGTAGCATCATTTTTGTATTTCCTCCTTCATGTGTGGCTGATCATCAAATTCTTTCTGTTAGTATTATAATATTTATCTCAGATATTTGGAGCTACTAGGGTTATTCTTTTAGGTTGACACTCATGTTCACTTTTGCTGCCTTTTTCAGGCTCGTGGCATGAATTATCTTCATCATCATAACCCACCTATTGTTCATCGAGACTTGAAGTCATCAAATCTTCTTGTGGACAAGAACTGGACTGTTAAGGTCTGGCTTCAGTTCATCTGACTGTCATCGTTTCTCTTTCTCACCAATCTCCTTAATGTCTATTACTAAAGAGGTTTTAGTATGTGGAAAAAGAGAATCTCACCGTGAAACTATTAATAGGTTGGGGACTTTGGTCTATCACGTCTTAAATATGAAACGTTTCTAGCAACAAAGACGGGTAAAGGAACGGTATCAGCTTGAACTCAAATCTCTTCCTTACTGTGGTAGTAAGAGCTCTTTTAATTCACCTATGTTGTTTGAACTTCTGCTGACTTATATCATTTTCTACCTAAATTCCCCTGCAGCCTCAATGGATGGCTCCAGAAGTTCTTCGAAGTGAACCTTCAAATGAGAAGTATGTCAACTATGAGATACATGCATTTTTAGGCAGATTCCTGAATATTTTAATGATATCAATCCTTCTTTGGATGTGCATTTAGGTCTGATCTATACAGTTTCGGGGTGATACTATGGGAACTCGCCACTGGAAAACTCCCTTGGGATAACCTCAACCCAATGCAGGTATTGTCATTTTTCTGTAATCTCACTTGCACAACATACCATAAAATCCGATCATCTAGCTCAGGTTGGTGAagccccccccctccccccccccaaccccCGTTTTTTTCTTTTCGAGATGATAACATGCTGTGTATATTAAAAAAACAGTACATAGGTTGTACTGAAACCATATTTACAGTcattcaaaaaaaacaaaaaaagatacACTGTTCTGCAATCCTATCAAGAAACTAGAATTCCTACGATAGAAGTAGTATCTTCTCTGTAATGCTGATTACCAAAAACAAAATACAATTTAGTTTGATCTTCTCAATACACCTGGCATTCCTCTCATTCCAGATTGTCCACCAAATACATACTGGGACACTCCTCCATCTATCTCTGTCTCTAGCTCCACTTCCAGCTTCATCCCAACTCAAGAGAGCTTTAGTAATCTTGTTAGGCATAGTCCAGGATATGCCTCTGAGATTAATAAAGATTTTCCATAACTGGTCTGTTATCCTGCAGTATAAAAAAGATGGCCGACTGTCTCTGCTTGTTCCCCACAAAGAAAACACCTTGAACATAATCGTATCCCTCTCCTGATGAGATTTTCATGGGTCAAAACAGCGTCCTTTGCTAAAGCCAAGTGAAGCAGGCTAAGGGATCATGACTTTCCAGATATGCTTCCATGGCCAATTTGTGATCTGTTGGTTTGGCTGATTCAGTAATTTGTATGCTGTATTAACCTTGTAAATTCCCCTGCTGTGTCCCTGCTGCCATAGTGTATCCACCCCATTCTGTAAGAGACGGGGTTTGACAGAATTCTATGAGccccccacccccccccccccttcacgCATAAGATaagtaaaagataaaattggatTATTTTTCATCATAATACATATAAAGAACAACTATTTGGAGTTGATTGCAGGTGATTGGAGCTGTAGGATTCATGAATCAGCGGCTAGATATCCCAAAGGATGTTCATCCGCAGTGGGCTTCTATTATTGAGAGCTGTTGGCACAGGTTTGCATCTTAGTTCTTTCTACCATCATAATTTGTTTTGCTGAAGCAAATAGCCCTATGAGGAATGCTGAAAACTTCTGAGGCGTACTGCATTGACATTCAAATATATTCTGAAGTTATAAATGAGTCGTCCTTAGCAAACCAGGCTGAGATGACATCGGAACATATACAATATCGTCCTCGCCAATCTGagagaaaataaagaagacattaaTGGAGAATATGTAACCTGGGTAGCCTCTTGCAATGATATTAGTTTATATTGATGTCTGGGACATTGAAGGTTTTATGTCAATCCCAGGTAATTCTGATGCTGCTTAGTGACTTCTGGAAAAAACCCACAAATTCCTGCTGAATCAGCTTAGGTTCAGTTAATCTCTCATCATGTTCAGTGTAGATGCAGTATACTCTGTTTCTAGCTTTCAACTGGGCATGGAAATACTTGGGGGTCATTTGGTAGGATGTATTAGGGGAAAACAATACATCTATTAGCTTTGATATTATTAATCCTTGTTTGGTAGCGTTTTTTACCACTTATTTGTTGTCTCTTAAGATGATGTTATTACTTTTCTGGCTTCTTTTGTTGTTACAgaccttttcttttgtttcttttatgaTATTATTATCTCTTCTGTTGAGTCGAGGGTCttccggaaacaacctctctacccttcccaggtaggagtaaggtctgcgtacactctaccctccccagatccaattagtgggattttactgggtatgttgttgtttgGTGGCGTTTTTCaacctatgtataactaatacatgtATTAGTTATACCCCCTATTTGGTATAATCCTATATATAACTAATACATAGCAAACCATTACATTAGTAATACCATGGTTTTTAATACATGGATAAGCATGTATGCACCCTTATGCAATGCATGTACGATTGATCCATGTATAAGCATGTACACacccggaaacagcctctctacccttccggGGTAGGGGTTAGGACCATGTAGGCGCTAGCCCTACCAACCATTTTTCGTCGAATCACATTAATTTTTCTCATCTTTTTGACTGAGCTGGTATGAAACTTTACTGTTTTGTCCAACTCAGTGAACCACAGTCTCGCCCGTCTTTCCAAGAATTGATGGAGAAATTTACCGGTCTGCTGAAGGAGTATGTAATTCAAGCACAGACAGCACGTAGCACTGCAAGAGATTGCAGCCATAAGGAACAGTAAATACAAATAGAGCGCTTATGCTTGAGTTTCATCGGCATTTTAATAACTCTTCAAGGTCTTACGGTTGTCACATAAAAGTTGGTCAGACAGAGCTCATGGGCTGCTTGTATTCTTAGATCCTAAGTTCAGAGGGCTGTTCGTGCTGGCACGTTCGATTGGTCTTATTGGGTAAGTTGAGCAAGCCTCAAATGCCATTTTGCGCTGCACTTCCATTTACGATTCTTCTATGCTAAAACGGAAATTTAGTAGTCGCTAAACGATTGAAATATACCTCTTTGAATGGCACTATAGCAGGCACACTTTTGATCAGAAGAGATTGAAGCAGCCTCTGTACGGTCACCCACCTATGGATGTTCTCTACACCAAGTGAAGACTGAAACTCTCAATAGCAACAGGCAGAAAGTTGCCTGCTCTCTATCCAGCATTCTATATAGAAGTGTTTTGTTTGCCTTTTGTTGTGGCCATTCTTCATGTTGTAGACTAGTATTTGTACTCCTAAGTGGTTGCTAAGCATTTCTTTAAATTGTTATAAGAGACAACTCTTTATCGGAAATAACCTCTCTATCTTTacaaggtagggataaggtctgcataTATActatacactaccctccctagatcCTGAGTTTTTTGTTGGTGTTATATAAGAGACAACTCTTTTCATTAATTTCAAGCGAGGAGTTTTCGCCAATACAGAAATGATAGCATTCATTGTTATTCCAGCTAATAGCTTGTT
Coding sequences within:
- the LOC104238815 gene encoding uncharacterized protein, producing MDNTTASAQGPTSPAEELLKKIQELEAGHAQLKQEMSKLTISDDHRSQRQQLPRFSAGGGFDVGAVAIWKRGSTSFRHSSPLQRASSSKDEGESSNGGGHATVKFTDRHYLNILESMGQSLHIFDVNRRTIYWNRTAEQLYGYSAEEALGQDPIQLLAYAQDYADANNIVHLVMKRGVISVTSDVRPFQETRPESMGVKQLDADAGFRARKLASSQLGLDSEQPLQVASASKISNLASKMSNKVTSKIKTGESSVLREGGSGDSHYSNLAFSEAALSDSREDTNYTGASTRRGDVHSSLGLFSNLAKEERSLGKPSGDETEGKQGIYKTITSKAEAWMAKKSLLWPWKANARKASEARTTQSERPWLNNDQDNEFNYSNSNNALKPDNQFINTNWTTTNEASGSWSTSFNGNSTSSTSSCERTSNSAVNKIDTDTDCPDYEILWEDLTIGEHIGEGSCGMVYHGMWYGSDVAVKVFSKEEYSDEVIYSFKQEVSLMKRLRHPNVLLFMGAVTSPQRLCIVTEFLPRGSLFRLLQKYSSKLEWRRRIHMALDIARGMNYLHHHNPPIVHRDLKSSNLLVDKNWTVKVGDFGLSRLKYETFLATKTGKGTPQWMAPEVLRSEPSNEKSDLYSFGVILWELATGKLPWDNLNPMQVIGAVGFMNQRLDIPKDVHPQWASIIESCWHSEPQSRPSFQELMEKFTGLLKEYVIQAQTARSTARDCSHKEQ